In a genomic window of Nodosilinea sp. E11:
- a CDS encoding class I SAM-dependent methyltransferase translates to MDIENKFFDPFKGCIGGYGPLDGTVEFYGRINSLLKPDFKVLDYGAGRGYWFFEDKSAYRRSVRGIKDKVAQLIGMDIDSAVLSNPTTSYNIQLTAKDDCIPLEDESIDMIICDYVLEHLSRSDSLFLKKEAQRILKKGGFFCARTPHSLNYVCLGSRLLRGSLYLWLLQKLQPDRKNIDVFPTKYICNTHREISCLFDGWNNFSYTYTSEPQYYMKSELLFSVLSVIHRLMPAALTGNLFIFLQKS, encoded by the coding sequence ATGGATATTGAAAACAAATTTTTTGATCCCTTTAAAGGTTGCATAGGAGGCTATGGACCTCTCGATGGCACAGTTGAATTTTATGGAAGAATCAATTCTTTACTAAAGCCTGACTTTAAGGTTTTAGACTATGGAGCAGGTCGTGGATATTGGTTCTTTGAAGATAAAAGCGCTTATAGGAGAAGTGTGCGCGGCATAAAAGACAAGGTTGCTCAACTAATTGGGATGGATATAGACTCAGCAGTTCTTTCAAATCCTACAACATCTTACAATATTCAGCTCACTGCAAAAGATGATTGCATACCACTTGAAGACGAAAGTATTGATATGATCATTTGCGACTATGTTCTTGAACATCTATCTCGATCAGACTCACTATTTTTGAAAAAAGAGGCTCAGAGAATTCTGAAGAAAGGAGGATTTTTTTGTGCAAGAACACCACATTCTTTAAATTATGTCTGTTTAGGGTCAAGGCTTCTTCGTGGTTCTTTATATCTCTGGCTTCTTCAAAAGCTTCAGCCAGATAGAAAAAATATTGATGTCTTTCCAACAAAATATATATGTAACACGCATCGTGAAATTTCGTGTTTGTTTGATGGATGGAATAATTTTTCTTATACTTATACATCTGAACCTCAGTATTATATGAAGAGTGAACTTCTATTTAGTGTGTTATCAGTAATACATCGACTAATGCCTGCAGCGCTAACAGGTAATCTATTTATATTTCTTCAGAAATCTTAG
- a CDS encoding CIA30 family protein has translation MTTAVDTTHLAPARSVGLWGAGHDGADALGQALAPLGYSLTPPGWSSQPDQPLVNLPLVVGLGPSDATWASRLEHLGHVASYQEATLFDFQALDPAIAALWGSLDDGVMGGVSASQVQWQNGLRFVGQVSTANSGGFASIRTRNLEPPLNLSQWQGTVLYAQGDGQRYKWILRDNPDWDSLAYCYSFDTDSDRPITVRTPFLDPVATRRARTVPEASALNPAQVYSMQLMLSKFEYDGDLNPSFEPGSFELTVQRLAVYRQGPKPVLVLPQGNAALGPQLAAAGLTGVVPQGQGAQGPGFEVIGANQTLPPEVSPAAVETILQQLM, from the coding sequence ATGACAACAGCCGTAGACACGACTCACCTAGCGCCCGCGCGATCGGTGGGGCTATGGGGCGCGGGCCACGATGGGGCAGACGCCCTGGGCCAGGCGCTAGCTCCCCTGGGCTATAGCCTGACGCCTCCAGGCTGGAGCTCCCAGCCTGACCAACCTCTGGTCAATCTGCCCCTAGTGGTTGGGCTGGGCCCTAGCGACGCAACCTGGGCATCTCGACTTGAGCACCTGGGGCATGTAGCCAGCTACCAAGAAGCCACTCTGTTCGATTTTCAGGCGCTCGACCCGGCGATCGCCGCCCTGTGGGGCAGTCTCGATGACGGGGTCATGGGTGGGGTGAGCGCTAGCCAGGTGCAGTGGCAAAACGGGTTGCGGTTTGTAGGGCAGGTGTCTACGGCCAATAGCGGTGGCTTTGCCTCCATTCGAACGCGCAACCTGGAGCCGCCGCTGAACCTCAGCCAGTGGCAGGGCACAGTGCTCTACGCCCAGGGCGATGGTCAGCGCTACAAATGGATTTTGCGCGACAACCCCGACTGGGACAGCCTGGCCTACTGCTATTCCTTTGATACTGATTCAGATCGGCCCATTACGGTGCGCACACCGTTTCTCGATCCGGTGGCGACCCGCCGCGCCCGCACGGTGCCCGAGGCCAGTGCGCTAAATCCGGCCCAGGTGTACTCAATGCAGCTGATGCTGAGCAAGTTTGAGTACGACGGCGATCTCAACCCGTCCTTTGAACCAGGCTCGTTTGAGCTAACCGTCCAGCGGCTAGCAGTGTATCGACAGGGACCAAAGCCCGTGCTGGTGCTGCCCCAGGGCAATGCCGCCCTCGGGCCTCAGCTAGCGGCAGCGGGGCTGACGGGGGTAGTTCCCCAAGGGCAGGGTGCTCAAGGGCCAGGTTTTGAGGTAATTGGCGCAAACCAAACTTTGCCGCCGGAGGTATCTCCGGCGGCGGTAGAGACAATATTGCAGCAGTTGATGTAG
- a CDS encoding glycosyltransferase — MKVLLVAKTLTKGGAASGASNLLHALCAAGAEVVVMDAYAKQLGQPIDLLRKMERVCEHLVCDAETHFLRLGPSVFNLVHLYEKYHPDVIQLCDISGNVIKFSDISKVPCPVVHRMSDFWPYHGARHYSDVPPQKLDLAEHLLKSTIFSGHHLPDMRVAPSEWLANALKDDGICMIRNAVAWQANIKPRQRPRQPLRLGFIADPITLPRKGFLNLSRLLAEVSHRWGKIAIDLFGRITPSEIPDIPGVEVKVHGAFSRAQRSSVYAGFDILLCPSRLDNSPNVLTEALAYGVPVIAQSNTGMNSYVTPYFGALIDFYGEHSTAVTDLVLAIEYLTSNFAQASLAALDYVTQELCPEVIGEQYLDLYAKLVSASRQTSYLLKGD; from the coding sequence ATGAAAGTCCTTCTTGTCGCAAAAACACTTACTAAAGGAGGCGCGGCTTCCGGTGCTTCTAATTTGCTTCATGCCTTATGCGCTGCTGGGGCTGAGGTTGTAGTTATGGATGCCTATGCTAAGCAATTAGGTCAACCTATCGATTTGCTGCGCAAGATGGAGCGTGTCTGTGAACATCTTGTATGTGATGCCGAAACTCATTTCCTGCGCCTTGGTCCGTCCGTTTTTAATCTCGTACACCTTTATGAAAAGTACCATCCAGACGTAATTCAGTTATGTGATATTTCAGGCAATGTGATCAAGTTTTCGGATATTTCGAAAGTTCCTTGTCCAGTCGTTCACCGTATGAGTGATTTCTGGCCCTACCACGGCGCGCGCCACTATTCTGATGTACCACCTCAGAAGCTTGATTTGGCTGAGCATCTTTTGAAATCAACAATTTTCAGCGGTCACCATTTGCCAGACATGCGGGTTGCTCCGTCAGAATGGTTGGCTAATGCACTTAAAGATGACGGAATTTGTATGATTCGAAATGCAGTAGCCTGGCAGGCCAATATTAAGCCACGGCAGCGACCAAGACAGCCACTGCGTTTAGGATTTATTGCCGACCCAATAACACTGCCTCGCAAGGGATTTCTCAATCTTTCCCGTTTGTTGGCGGAGGTGTCACACAGATGGGGGAAAATAGCAATTGATCTGTTCGGTCGTATTACTCCATCTGAAATTCCAGACATTCCTGGAGTGGAGGTGAAAGTACATGGGGCATTCAGTCGCGCACAGCGCTCGTCTGTATATGCTGGCTTTGACATATTGCTGTGCCCATCTCGGCTAGATAATTCACCCAATGTTTTGACTGAGGCTTTAGCATATGGTGTTCCTGTTATTGCTCAATCAAATACGGGTATGAATAGTTATGTGACCCCCTATTTTGGAGCATTGATCGATTTCTATGGCGAGCATTCTACTGCTGTTACAGATCTTGTACTTGCAATTGAATATTTGACTAGCAATTTTGCGCAGGCATCTCTAGCAGCGCTCGATTATGTTACTCAAGAACTTTGTCCAGAGGTAATAGGAGAACAGTATCTTGATTTATATGCAAAACTTGTTTCTGCTAGTAGGCAAACAAGTTATCTTTTGAAGGGTGATTAA
- a CDS encoding lipopolysaccharide biosynthesis protein, which yields MSSSFVGPSGNVLRGMAVLVAGSGTARLISLASIPILTRIYSPEDFGVLSVFTALLQILIPLATLHYLMAIPLPRHDQTAFALLSLCTILSTTLSVLIGIILFVFGLPILETFSLEVLAPWRWIIGPGMLGASSYQLLTMWATRKRSYRIIAKTQLFQSLTGEGIKLLMGIIAIKPLGLLIGQVAAYSGGLSNLLSCFGKDFFNMVPRLKLRHILVVARRYYGFPVYRLPAQFLLVLSMQAPLLFTTMLYGAETTGQLGLATMAVTLPFILLGQSVSRAYYAEAAELWRGDRPAAVQKLFKKTTLTLLIIILFPSIFLAFFSPLLSQILLGRGWEPAGKFISLLSITLVPQFISSSLLRTLDVLESNKTVFYLYLQKAVLTIIPFFLAERKGLNSYESILIYSLMMVVHYSLQYAITFFRLKKSIQQIKIDR from the coding sequence ATGAGCAGTTCTTTCGTTGGTCCATCAGGCAATGTTCTTCGGGGCATGGCTGTGCTTGTAGCTGGGAGTGGCACAGCGCGGTTAATCAGCTTGGCTTCAATTCCCATCCTGACGCGGATATACAGTCCTGAAGATTTCGGTGTACTATCCGTATTTACTGCTTTACTTCAAATCCTTATTCCGCTAGCAACGCTGCACTATTTAATGGCAATACCGCTTCCTCGCCATGATCAGACTGCTTTTGCTTTATTAAGCCTATGTACCATTCTGTCAACTACTCTATCTGTGCTGATTGGCATCATACTCTTCGTCTTTGGACTACCGATTCTTGAGACATTTTCACTGGAAGTACTCGCGCCCTGGCGATGGATAATTGGACCAGGCATGTTGGGAGCAAGTTCATATCAACTGCTTACAATGTGGGCTACACGCAAGAGATCCTACCGTATTATTGCAAAGACGCAGCTTTTTCAATCTTTAACGGGCGAGGGCATTAAGCTTTTGATGGGGATAATAGCTATTAAGCCTCTTGGGCTTCTGATAGGTCAAGTCGCGGCCTATAGTGGGGGGCTAAGCAATCTGCTTTCCTGCTTTGGAAAAGATTTTTTCAACATGGTTCCACGGCTGAAATTGCGACATATTTTGGTAGTGGCACGGCGATACTATGGATTTCCTGTCTACCGGTTGCCTGCCCAGTTTTTACTAGTCTTATCGATGCAGGCACCTTTACTTTTTACAACGATGCTGTATGGTGCCGAAACCACAGGACAGTTAGGCTTAGCAACTATGGCAGTGACGTTGCCATTCATTTTACTTGGACAATCTGTCAGCCGTGCGTATTATGCTGAAGCGGCAGAATTATGGAGAGGAGATAGACCTGCTGCTGTTCAGAAATTATTTAAAAAAACAACATTAACACTACTAATAATTATTCTTTTTCCCTCGATATTTCTAGCATTTTTTTCTCCCTTACTTTCTCAAATTCTCCTTGGTCGAGGCTGGGAACCGGCTGGTAAATTTATATCACTGCTGTCAATAACACTAGTACCACAGTTTATATCCTCCTCACTATTGAGGACGCTTGATGTTTTAGAGTCTAACAAAACTGTTTTTTATCTCTATCTTCAAAAGGCAGTGCTAACTATTATTCCCTTTTTTCTGGCAGAACGAAAAGGATTGAATTCATATGAGTCTATTTTGATTTACTCACTAATGATGGTAGTTCACTATTCACTGCAATATGCCATCACCTTTTTTCGGTTAAAAAAATCAATTCAGCAGATAAAAATAGATAGATAA
- the dusB gene encoding tRNA dihydrouridine synthase DusB: MVSLSSALQQHLSQPLIIGSVTLHSRVLQSPLSGVTDRAFRQLVRRYAPTSMLYTEMVQATGVCHAQQLEKIMDIDAAEQPISIQLFDCRPDFMAAAARKAVAAGAKTIDINMGCPVNKITKKGGGSSLLREPEVAEAIVRTVAEAVPVPVTVKTRIGWDDQQINAVEFARRMEAAGAQMLTLHGRTRSQGYHGPARWEWIAKVKAALDIPVIANGDIDSVAAAVRCLEQTGADGVMCSRGTLGYPFLVGEIDQFLKTGIMPIAPTPVDLLRCAREHLGLLWRYKGQKGIHQARKHMAWYIKGFEGAAPLRQKLCQITTVDEGYDLLDGAVLTVKLQYRPFCPT; the protein is encoded by the coding sequence ATGGTTAGTTTGTCTTCTGCCCTTCAGCAGCACCTGAGTCAGCCGCTGATCATCGGCTCGGTCACGCTCCACAGTCGCGTGCTGCAGTCGCCCCTTTCCGGGGTGACCGATCGCGCCTTTCGGCAACTGGTCCGCCGCTACGCCCCTACTTCCATGCTCTACACCGAGATGGTGCAGGCCACGGGCGTCTGTCATGCCCAGCAGCTCGAAAAAATTATGGACATCGACGCCGCTGAGCAGCCGATCAGCATTCAGTTGTTTGACTGTCGGCCCGACTTTATGGCCGCCGCCGCCCGCAAGGCCGTCGCCGCCGGGGCCAAAACCATCGACATCAATATGGGCTGCCCGGTGAATAAAATTACGAAGAAAGGCGGCGGCTCTTCGCTGCTGCGTGAGCCGGAGGTGGCCGAGGCGATCGTGCGCACTGTGGCAGAGGCGGTACCCGTACCCGTCACCGTCAAAACCCGCATCGGCTGGGATGATCAGCAGATCAACGCCGTCGAGTTTGCCCGCCGTATGGAAGCCGCTGGCGCTCAAATGCTCACCCTCCACGGGCGCACCCGCAGCCAGGGCTACCACGGCCCCGCCCGCTGGGAGTGGATCGCGAAAGTGAAGGCAGCGCTGGATATTCCGGTGATTGCCAATGGCGATATTGACTCAGTGGCGGCAGCGGTGCGCTGTCTAGAGCAAACCGGAGCCGATGGGGTGATGTGTTCGCGGGGCACCCTGGGCTACCCCTTTTTGGTGGGCGAAATTGACCAGTTTCTCAAGACAGGAATCATGCCCATTGCGCCCACCCCCGTAGATCTGCTGCGCTGTGCCCGCGAGCATCTGGGGCTACTGTGGCGCTACAAAGGCCAAAAGGGCATTCACCAGGCGCGCAAGCATATGGCTTGGTATATCAAAGGCTTTGAAGGGGCGGCCCCGCTGCGTCAAAAACTGTGCCAGATCACGACCGTAGACGAAGGGTACGATCTATTGGATGGGGCTGTGCTGACCGTAAAGCTCCAATATCGGCCTTTTTGCCCAACTTAG
- a CDS encoding DUF3318 domain-containing protein, which produces MTSYATATARADMGELRRLRSLLPPELQSWVTVESAIDVTPPLITCEELGKDQVEVQIDLIKWEQLALDQRNLLFWHEVGRIQNDTIPRDGWEMAALAIGLGGAVGELWVQDGLLLTLALGLCGFSSWRLYKRNNNQKTLQESISADERAIAIATRFGYTLPNAYKSLGSALKTLIEQTPKKRQRDRYIKRLEALKKSAAKAKESARAERGDMRSAY; this is translated from the coding sequence ATGACCTCGTACGCCACCGCCACCGCCCGCGCTGATATGGGTGAGCTTCGCCGTCTGAGAAGCCTGCTGCCTCCCGAGCTTCAGAGCTGGGTGACGGTGGAATCAGCCATTGATGTCACGCCACCCCTGATTACCTGTGAAGAACTGGGCAAAGATCAGGTCGAAGTTCAAATTGACCTGATTAAGTGGGAGCAGCTGGCTCTAGACCAGCGCAATTTGCTGTTCTGGCATGAGGTGGGTCGCATTCAAAACGACACCATTCCCCGAGACGGTTGGGAAATGGCCGCTCTAGCCATTGGTCTGGGGGGTGCCGTGGGTGAACTGTGGGTACAGGACGGGCTCTTGCTGACGCTGGCCCTGGGGCTATGCGGTTTTTCGAGCTGGCGGCTCTACAAGCGCAACAACAACCAAAAAACCCTGCAAGAGAGCATCAGCGCCGACGAACGGGCGATCGCCATTGCCACCCGCTTTGGTTACACCCTGCCCAACGCCTACAAGAGCCTGGGCAGCGCTCTCAAAACCCTGATCGAGCAAACCCCCAAGAAACGCCAGCGCGATCGCTATATCAAGCGTCTAGAAGCCCTCAAAAAGAGCGCCGCCAAGGCCAAAGAAAGTGCTCGGGCCGAGCGCGGCGACATGCGATCGGCCTATTGA
- a CDS encoding UbiD family decarboxylase produces MAKDLQQFLTLLEQRGQLRRITAPVSAELEIAEIANRLLLGGGPALLFENVQGATMPLAINVLGTVERVCWAMGMEHPAELETLGEKLALLYQPRPPKQFSQAIDLGKALFDVVKAKPMRDLLPPCQQVVLKDDAVDLNQIPLLRVYPGDADKVITLGLMITKDPETGIPNVGVYRLQLQSKNTATVQWLSVRGCSRHLRKAAEMGKKLEVAIAIGVHPLVILAAATPLPIDLSEWLFAGLYAGKGLNLAKCKTVDLEVPAESEIVLEGTITPGETAVDGPAGDHIGYYGGVNEAAPLLRFHCLTHRKNPIYMTTFSGRPPKEDAMMAIALNRIYNPILRQQVPEIQDFFLPMEGLSYKAAVLSIEKSYPGQAKRAALAFWSALPQFSYTKFVIVVDKAINIRDPRQVMWAVTSKVDPVRDVFILPDNPFDKLDFATERPGLGSRMGIDATTKVYPETDRPWSEELTPDPATATLVDGRWAEYGLDDLNLGDVDPNLFGYDLR; encoded by the coding sequence ATGGCAAAAGATCTCCAGCAATTTTTGACCCTTCTAGAGCAACGGGGGCAGCTGCGCCGGATTACGGCCCCCGTCAGCGCTGAGCTGGAGATTGCTGAGATTGCCAACCGGCTGCTGCTCGGCGGCGGCCCGGCCCTGTTGTTTGAGAATGTGCAGGGGGCCACGATGCCTCTGGCGATCAACGTGCTGGGCACCGTGGAGCGGGTGTGCTGGGCCATGGGCATGGAGCACCCCGCCGAACTTGAAACCCTGGGCGAGAAGCTGGCGCTGCTCTACCAACCCCGGCCCCCCAAGCAGTTTAGCCAGGCGATTGATTTGGGCAAGGCGCTGTTTGATGTAGTCAAGGCCAAGCCCATGCGTGATCTGCTGCCCCCCTGCCAGCAGGTGGTGCTGAAGGATGATGCGGTCGATCTCAACCAGATTCCGCTGCTGCGGGTTTACCCCGGCGATGCCGATAAGGTGATTACCCTGGGGCTGATGATTACCAAAGACCCTGAGACCGGGATTCCTAACGTGGGGGTGTACCGGCTACAGCTGCAATCGAAGAATACGGCGACGGTGCAGTGGCTGTCGGTGCGGGGCTGTAGCCGCCACCTGCGCAAGGCGGCGGAGATGGGCAAAAAGCTGGAGGTGGCGATCGCGATCGGCGTACACCCGCTGGTGATTTTGGCCGCTGCCACGCCGCTGCCCATTGACCTGTCGGAGTGGCTGTTTGCGGGCCTCTATGCCGGTAAAGGGTTGAACCTGGCCAAGTGCAAAACCGTTGACCTAGAGGTGCCCGCCGAATCTGAAATTGTGCTGGAAGGCACCATTACCCCTGGCGAAACCGCTGTCGATGGGCCGGCGGGCGATCACATTGGCTACTACGGTGGCGTGAATGAGGCTGCACCGCTGCTGCGGTTCCACTGCCTGACCCACCGCAAAAACCCGATCTATATGACTACCTTTAGCGGTCGCCCGCCGAAGGAAGACGCGATGATGGCGATCGCCCTCAACCGCATTTACAACCCGATTCTGCGCCAGCAGGTGCCCGAGATTCAAGATTTCTTTTTGCCGATGGAAGGGCTGAGCTACAAAGCGGCGGTGCTGTCGATTGAGAAGTCGTACCCTGGACAGGCAAAGCGGGCAGCGCTGGCGTTTTGGTCGGCGCTGCCGCAGTTTAGCTATACAAAGTTTGTGATTGTGGTCGATAAGGCGATCAATATTCGCGACCCGCGTCAGGTGATGTGGGCGGTGACCTCGAAGGTGGACCCGGTGCGGGATGTGTTTATTTTGCCCGACAACCCTTTTGACAAGCTCGACTTTGCCACGGAGAGACCGGGGCTGGGCAGCCGCATGGGGATTGATGCGACGACAAAGGTTTACCCAGAGACTGATCGGCCCTGGAGTGAGGAGCTAACCCCCGACCCGGCGACGGCGACGCTGGTGGATGGGCGCTGGGCAGAGTATGGGTTAGATGATTTGAACCTGGGCGATGTGGACCCCAATTTGTTTGGCTATGACTTGAGGTGA
- a CDS encoding DUF4333 domain-containing protein translates to MTFNTHLAQRQVLLGALGLAALGLSACSNRLPTAEVEATIQADIERQGRRLSLSAVRCPSDVSRQAGAYFRCVGELSSGGTFTINVTQQDDQGTVTWDVPNSKVLLNLPKVEDTIQQGLSEVYGQRPLIDCGTATYRVNLPGDRFQCQIVGGLSTEADPIEAVLVTIAADGNLTWQEIQPAAVAAAGAALAPQPTALSSTSSQTNQTSQTIAPAANPGVKTTTTTGPTGRVINRPYIPGDSD, encoded by the coding sequence ATGACGTTTAACACTCACCTGGCTCAGCGGCAGGTTCTGCTGGGGGCGCTGGGGCTAGCGGCCCTGGGCCTCTCCGCCTGTAGCAATCGGTTGCCTACCGCTGAGGTAGAAGCCACCATTCAGGCCGACATCGAGCGCCAGGGGCGGCGGCTATCGCTGAGCGCGGTGCGCTGCCCTAGCGATGTCAGCCGTCAGGCGGGGGCCTACTTTCGCTGCGTCGGCGAACTCAGCTCCGGCGGCACCTTCACCATTAACGTGACCCAGCAAGATGACCAGGGCACGGTTACCTGGGATGTACCCAACTCTAAAGTGCTGCTCAACCTGCCTAAGGTCGAAGACACGATTCAGCAGGGGTTGTCTGAGGTCTACGGTCAACGCCCGCTGATCGATTGCGGCACCGCTACCTACCGGGTCAATCTGCCCGGCGATCGCTTTCAGTGTCAAATTGTCGGCGGCCTTAGCACCGAGGCCGACCCGATTGAGGCCGTGCTGGTCACCATTGCCGCCGATGGCAATCTAACCTGGCAAGAGATTCAGCCTGCGGCGGTGGCGGCGGCAGGGGCCGCCTTAGCACCTCAGCCCACGGCTCTCTCGTCTACCTCAAGCCAGACCAACCAGACCAGCCAGACCATCGCCCCAGCGGCGAACCCTGGGGTCAAAACTACCACCACCACCGGGCCGACCGGACGAGTGATCAACCGCCCCTACATTCCGGGCGATAGCGATTAG
- a CDS encoding MotA/TolQ/ExbB proton channel family protein, whose translation MTTVLDFLAKGGPVMVPILGCSVLTIATALERALFWTNLLRREDQVVNEVLDASRRDLSQAAAIAAQSQDLPIGRFLLAPLRLKQPSPDTFRLAMETAGDREFVKMRRGDKMLETIVAVAPLLGLLGTVTGLIATFGNLNIGGGGTGEQASAAAAGIGEALITTAAGMVVAILALLVFRVMVSLQAQQIDYFSDAGNELELVYRQYWYEPMTANDPGHRGTLIPNATPIERV comes from the coding sequence ATGACAACTGTTCTCGATTTTTTAGCGAAGGGTGGGCCGGTCATGGTGCCCATTTTGGGCTGCTCGGTGCTGACCATTGCCACGGCCCTAGAGCGGGCGCTATTTTGGACCAACCTGCTGCGCCGAGAAGACCAGGTGGTCAACGAGGTGCTCGATGCCTCTCGCCGTGACCTGAGCCAGGCGGCGGCGATCGCGGCCCAGTCCCAAGATCTGCCCATCGGTCGGTTTTTGCTGGCCCCCCTGCGGCTCAAGCAGCCCTCCCCCGACACCTTTCGCCTGGCAATGGAAACCGCTGGCGATCGCGAGTTTGTCAAAATGCGCCGGGGCGACAAAATGTTAGAAACCATTGTGGCCGTTGCCCCCCTGCTGGGCCTGCTGGGCACCGTGACCGGTCTGATCGCAACCTTTGGCAACCTCAACATTGGCGGCGGTGGCACGGGCGAGCAGGCCAGCGCAGCGGCAGCGGGGATTGGCGAAGCCCTGATTACCACGGCAGCGGGCATGGTCGTCGCGATTCTGGCGCTGCTGGTATTTCGGGTGATGGTCAGCCTTCAGGCTCAGCAGATCGACTACTTTTCAGACGCGGGTAACGAGCTAGAGCTGGTCTACCGCCAATACTGGTACGAACCCATGACCGCAAACGATCCGGGCCATCGGGGCACGCTGATTCCCAATGCGACGCCCATTGAGCGGGTGTAG
- a CDS encoding biopolymer transporter ExbD, whose protein sequence is MRFSQKQSSKLPQVDLIPMLNVMMGILAFFVMITMSLGSEKLIDVQLPADQPDNAPSPLPSDPFIVELVGENLVQLNGQPVEVDALKGQMADYLSRNPENIVFVLPSQDLPYEQVMQFLGEMRSVGGNRVSLAIEE, encoded by the coding sequence ATGCGCTTTAGCCAAAAACAGTCTTCTAAGCTGCCCCAGGTCGATCTCATCCCCATGCTCAACGTGATGATGGGCATCTTGGCCTTTTTCGTCATGATCACCATGAGCCTGGGCAGCGAAAAACTGATCGACGTTCAGCTGCCAGCCGATCAGCCAGACAATGCCCCGTCACCGCTGCCCTCCGATCCCTTCATCGTGGAGCTGGTCGGCGAAAACCTGGTGCAGCTTAACGGCCAGCCGGTCGAAGTCGATGCCCTCAAGGGCCAAATGGCCGACTACCTCAGCCGCAACCCTGAAAACATTGTCTTTGTCTTGCCTAGCCAAGATCTGCCCTACGAGCAGGTCATGCAGTTTTTAGGTGAAATGCGTTCTGTGGGCGGCAACCGCGTTTCCCTGGCGATCGAGGAGTGA
- a CDS encoding polysaccharide pyruvyl transferase family protein yields MKRVLIWGFYHQGNLGDDLMAAIFYEILEEIGHAPLIYSANPRFKKMGYKAVSCFQDVEVDAIFLGGGAFFKEANSSNSEIEEAITQLAFFVKEKRLPIFGLSLGSDGVKMLPQVSVARRMIIESQYFQGAVVRLKRDLKLGVRNLYYLPDIVLLTNDCCEKYSRLNPIDPGINSPEFLINLSRRSILHLPEALWMSKGMKTAFFHAHTGIKKTGGEIGLPILPLINNDNICIELGYLSRAKMILSSKLHPGIIAMSFGTRFIPVAARDKVKEFIFQFENVILEDKAERIRVRDNYLTHIKKFLDSI; encoded by the coding sequence ATGAAGCGTGTTCTTATTTGGGGTTTTTATCATCAAGGAAATCTAGGCGATGATTTGATGGCAGCGATCTTTTATGAAATTCTAGAAGAGATTGGCCATGCACCTTTAATTTATTCAGCAAATCCTCGATTTAAGAAAATGGGATATAAAGCAGTTTCATGTTTCCAGGATGTTGAGGTTGATGCAATCTTTCTGGGTGGTGGTGCTTTCTTTAAGGAGGCTAACTCGTCCAATTCGGAAATTGAGGAAGCAATCACACAACTTGCATTCTTTGTTAAAGAGAAACGACTACCTATATTTGGACTATCGCTTGGCAGTGATGGGGTCAAAATGCTGCCGCAAGTCAGTGTAGCAAGACGGATGATAATAGAGAGTCAGTATTTCCAAGGTGCGGTTGTTCGCCTCAAGCGTGATCTCAAACTAGGGGTACGAAACCTTTATTACCTGCCTGATATTGTTTTGTTGACAAATGACTGCTGTGAAAAATATTCAAGACTTAATCCAATAGATCCTGGAATCAATTCGCCGGAGTTTCTAATTAATTTATCTCGCCGTAGCATACTGCATTTACCTGAAGCATTATGGATGTCGAAAGGTATGAAAACAGCATTTTTTCATGCACATACAGGGATTAAAAAGACTGGTGGCGAAATTGGACTTCCTATTTTACCGCTAATAAATAATGATAATATCTGCATTGAGCTCGGCTATCTAAGTCGTGCGAAGATGATCTTGTCGTCTAAACTGCATCCAGGAATAATTGCCATGTCATTTGGGACAAGGTTTATACCTGTTGCTGCTAGAGATAAGGTAAAAGAGTTTATTTTTCAGTTTGAGAATGTCATTCTTGAAGATAAAGCCGAAAGAATTCGAGTTAGGGATAATTATTTAACTCATATTAAAAAATTTTTGGATTCAATTTGA